The following nucleotide sequence is from Streptomyces brevispora.
GTAGTGCCCGTCGTCACCACGCGTTCTTCCCGCTCGGAATCGCGCTGGATGATCACACGGACGTCTGACACCGGTCTCTCCTGACTCAGGGGGTGCGGCGCATTCCTCCTGCGCGCGCAAGAGGAATCGTACCGAGCCTGCACCCCTCTTAGCGAAAGGGCCGGATTCCGTGGTCCGCGACCGGCTACTCCCCCGTGCATGCCTCCTCGAAATAGTCGATGTTCTCCTGGAGCGACTTCATCAGCCGGTCCCGTTCCGCGTCGTCGACCTGCACGGGAATCACCTGCGAGGTCCTGGTCAGCCGCCGGAAGCCGCCCCGGCTCTCCAGCCTGCCCTCCACCCGCACCGGCAGCCCCACCAGATGGGCGTGGCCGGCGATCCGGTACGCCTCCTCGTCGAGCTCCAGCCGCACATGCGGGACCTCGGCGCCCGCCAGCACCCGAAGCCGTACGATTCCGGCGCCGCGCGGCCCCGAGCGGCGCAGGCGTACGACGGCGCCGGTGATCCGCACCGCGACCGCGGGTTCGTCCCGGAGGTAGCGGGCGCCCGCCCGGCGCAGCGCGGGCAGGTCGCCCGGGGAGAACTCCACCGGTTCGGGGCGCGCCGGGCAGCCGTCGGGGGTTCCCGCGGCGGGGGCCCACTCCAGGGCGATCCCGGCACCCTCGGAGCCGCGGACGAGCGCGACGACGGCCTCGGTCAGTTCACGGCTGACGCCCGCCGCCACGGCGCTGTCGAAGGCCTCCATGCCGCCGGTCGCCCGTTGGTAGTCGACGGCCTCGCGGGTGGCGTGCAGGGCGTGATGGAGCCGTACCGCGACGGGGCGGCCGGTCTCGACGGGGACGAACGCGGTGAGGTCGCGGCCGCCGGGCGCGGGTCCGACGAGGATGCCGTCGAGGGCCGCGAGGGCACGCCGCCGGTGGCGGGCACCGTGGTACCCGGCCCGGCCGCGGACGGCGAGGGCGCCGGCGAGCAGGATCTGCCGGGCCGCGCCATGGAGCTGCTCGGCTCCCGTCCAGCTGGCCACGCCGACGGTTCCGGCGGCCGGTTCGGGGGCCTCGCGCCACCAGCGGATCTCGTCGCTGGGGACGGCGAGGGAGACGAGGATGTCGCGTGCGGAGGGGGCCGCGCTGCGGGCCAGCGCGGTCAGCGCCTCCCCCAGCAGGTCCTCGCTGTCGGGAAAGGCCCCGTTGTCGGGTACGAGCAGGCTGGTGGAGCCGCCGGGTGGGGCGGGTGGTCCGGGCGGCGTCCAGCGGCTGTAGCGTCCGGCGGCCCCGCCGCGCCGCCGCCAGCCGTGGCGCGCGAGCAGGGTGCCGAGCACCGCGGGGTCCACCCGGGCGGGATCCGGCAGGCCACCGGCGGTTGTCGGCCCGATGGGCCGGAGCCCGGGCGGCTCGGTGGGATGGGGTCGTACGACTGACGGGATCGCTTCGTCGGCGGACTCGTCCATAGGCCGGTGCATCAGGGTCTCCCTCCTGCCCCGACACGGGTCATGATCTCGCAGAGCGCCCGGTCGTCGAAGATGCGCGAGGTCGGGATCCGTACGGTCGTCCGGTGCCGGCCGGTCACCGGGTGGCCGGCCAGATTGGTCCAGTAACAGCAGTGCCGCAGGTCGAGGCGGTCGTGTCCGGCGCTGAGCCAGTCGTCCTGGCTGCGGGGCACGAGCATCACGACGAGGATCTTGTGCACCGACACGGGGCTCCGGGCGAGCTTCACGAGGTGGGCGTTGTCGAGCGTGAAGGCGAACGTCGCGCCGGGCGGGCGGGCCGGTATCTGGTAGGTGCATTTCAGCTGGACCTTGATGGTCACCTCGTCGTCGACGACATGGCCGGGGGCACCGTGGCTGACGTGCCAGTCGATGCCGTTGTCGGGGAACGGCTGCGACAGGGAGCACCCCGCCGCGGCCGCGACCGCGTGCAAGTAGCCCACCTGGAGGGTCTCCATGCAGGCGGTGGTGGCGAGTGTGCCGCGCAGCGGTGCGATCCGCTGGGGCAGCAGCCCACTCGGTTCGGGCTGCGCGAGTGCCATGGCTCCGTATGCCTTCCGGGCCGTGCCAATGGGTCGGCGGACGCGGAGGTGTACCAACTTCCGTCCCCGTCATCTGTGTTGTCACCGCAGCGGGCGGTCCGCAAACGGCGTATCAGGCAAAGGGTGCGGGTATCACCGAAACGGGCAGGGGAATCACGCCATCTGCCGCTCGGGCGCGAGGAGTTCGGGGATGACTCAATGGTACGAGGGGCCACTGGCCGCTTTTGACACCGAGACGACGGGAGTGGACGTGGAGGGTGACCGGATCGTTTCGGCCGCCCTCGTCGTCCAGGACAGTGCCGGCGGGCGGATGCGCGTCACCCGCTGGCTGGTGAATCCGGGGGTACCGGTGCCCGCGGGGGCGACCGAGATCCATGGGCTGACCGATGACCACCTCCAGCGCAACGGGCGGTGGCCCGCGCCGGTGGTGGAGGAGATAGCCCGGGCGCTGTCCGAGCAGAGCGCGGCCGGCCGGCCGCTGGTGGTGATGAACGCGCCGTTCGACCTGACGCTGCTGGACCGGGAGCTGAAGCGGCACCGGGCGTCGTCACTGGCCGGCTACCTGGAGAACACGCCGTTGTGTGTGCTGGATCCGCGGGTGCTCGACAAGCACCTGGACCGCTACCGCAAGGGCCGGCGCACACTCACGGACCTGTGTGAGCTGTACGGGGTGGTACTGGACGGGGCGCATGACGCGGCGGCCGACGCGGCGGCGTCACTGGAGCTGGTCCGGGCGGTGGGGCGGCGGTTCGCGACCCGTCTGGAGCGGCTGACCCCGGCGGAGCTGCACACACTGCAGGCGGTGTGGCATGCCGCCCAGGCGCGCGGCCTGCAGGCGTGGTTCACCAAGAGCGGCACGCCGGAGACGGTGGACCCGGCGTGGCCGTTGCGTCCGGAGCTGCGCGCCGCCGCGTGAGCTCGTGCGGTCCCTGCGGAGGGCGCGGAGAACGGTTCCGGAGCCGACCGCGCAGCCGGACACGCAGAGGCCGGTCCGTCGGTGTTGCTGACGGACCGGCCTCTCCCGGGGTGGGCGATACTGGGTTCGAACCAGTGACCTCTTCGGTGTGAACGAAGCGCTCTCCCACTGAGCTAATCGCCCGGGAACGGGTTGAACCATACAGGGCTCGGCGGGTGTGGTTCAAACCGCTTCCAGCCGGGCCGCGAGGCCACGACGTCCGGCCCGCATCATCAGTGCGTGATTGGCCCGGAACACGGGCCGCCCCGGCACCGCGAGCACCCGCAGCAGCCTCTTGCGTACCTCGACCTCCTGTTCGTACGTGGCACGGCTCCCGGCCCCGTGCCGGGTGACGGTCCAGCGGGCCCAGCCTTCGAGGTCGCCGGTGAGGGCCACTTCCAGCACCCCGGCAAGCGGGTCGCGCCGACGTTCGCGGAACGTGATGACGAGGTCGTACGGGATCAGTGAGCGGATCCGGGTGGTGCCGGAGGTGTCGTCGACGGGGGTGACCTCGCGGACCTGCGGCCACCATCGCGGGTACTGCTCCGCCCGTTCCAGGAGCTGGTACACGGCGCCGGGCGGGGCCACGAAGTCCCAAACACTCATAAATCGGTAGTGATTCCAGTCCATGAGTCCAGGATGCACGTACTCAGCCGGGGAACTGAGTATCCGTGCGCATGTCCGAATGGGTGACCGCCGCCACACTCGCGTTCATGGAACATCTGCTGCCGCCCACCGAGGAACTGGCGCTCCTCGACCGTGAGCTCGCCGGGCTGGATCTGCGCCGGTCCCAACTGCTGCGCCGCCGCGCCTGGCTGGTGAGCGTCCTGCAGACGCCCGGCCCGCTGACCGTCGGGCCGCCCACGCCCTCGTTCCCGCCGCCCGCCGGCCACACCTCGGCGCCCTTCGCGGCTCCGGGCCGGCCGGCCGCTCCTGCGGTCCGCACCCGCGGTGCGCAGAATGTGCTGCTCACCCTCGGCGGACTGCTGCTGACGGTCGCGGCGATCGCGTTCACCCTGGTCAGCTGGGGTCACATGGGGATCGGCGGCCGCTCGGCGGTCCTGTCGACCGTGACGGTGGCGGCGCTGGCCGCGCCTGCGGTGCTGCTGCGTCGGGGGCTGTCCTCGACGGCCGAATCACTCGCGGCTCTCGGGGCGGTGCTGATGGTGCTGGACGCCTATGCGCTGCATGAGGTGGCACTGCCGAGGACCGGGGGCCTGGGCTTCGCGGCGACCGCTTCGGCGGTGCTGGCCGTGCTCTGGGCGGCGTACGGACTGGTGCTCGGCGGGCTGCGACTGCCGCTGCCCGCCGCGGTGCTCGGTGCGCAGTTGCCCCTGCTGCTGTGGGCGTGGGCGGAGCGGGCGGATGCCCTGGTGTTCGCCGGTGCGCTGCTGGCCACGGCGGCGCTGGACTGTGTGATCGCGTTGCGGGGCAAGGGAGTTGCGGTACGGGTGGCGGCCTGCTCCGGGCTCTGGGTGACCGGTGGCGCGGGGCTGCTGGTGGCGTTGATGGAGTCGCTGTCGGCCGATGCGCCGGCGGACGCGGTGCTGCCGGGGGCGCTGCTGCTGGCCGGTTCCGCCATCGCGTTGTCCGGGGCCCGGCGGGCACCGGCGGGCGTTGCGGTGGCCGGTGGTCTGGTGGCGGGCCTGGCGGCCGTCGCCGCCGTCTCCGGAGTGTTGGTCGCGGGGGTTTCCGGCGGCTGGGTGGTGCCGGTGTACCTGCTGTGCGGCGGAGCGCTGCCGGTCGCTGTGCGGGCTCCGCTGGGTCGTCCGGCCGGGCAGGGGCTGGTGTGGGCGTCGGGGGCGGTCACCGCCGGTTCGGTGCTGTTCTCGCTGCCGCCGGTCGCGGTGTCGTTGGCAGGTCCGGTGGGGCAGCTGGACCGGGTGTGGGCCGGTGCGCCCCGGGACGGTGTGCGGGGTGCGCTGGGTGCGACGGAGCTGCCGTGGTCGGAGATGGCCGCTGCCCCGGTGGTCCTGCTCCTGGTGGCGGCGGTGCTCGCGGCGGCGTACCGGTGGTGGGAGGGCGTACTGCGGTGGGCCGGGCCGGTGCTCTCCCCCGGTCCGGCTGCGCGGGGCGTTGTCGGGGCGACGGCTCCGGTGCTCGGCTGGGCGGGGCTCGCGGTGCTGCCGGCCGCGCTGGACGCCTCGTACGCGGTGGCCGTTTCCGTGCAGTTGGTGCTGGTCGCGGGCGTGTTCGCGGTGGCGGTGGGCGGTCTGCGGCGCGGGATGACGGGGGTGGCGCTGACCGCTTCGGTGTGCGGGGCGGCGGGTGCGGTGGGCGTGGCGCTGTTGTCGCTGGGCACGGAACCGGCCACGTATGCGGTGTTCGGGGCGTTGCTGGTGGTGTTCGTGGCGGCTGCGGTCGCGTGGGACGCTCCGGTGGCCGCTGCCTCGCGGCCGGACCGGGTGCCGGTGACCGTGCAGGCGGTGGCGGCGTGCGCGGCCGTGGCCTGTGCCGTGGTGCTGGCCGGTGCGTGCGGTGCGTCGCTGGGCCTGGCCGCGCATCGGGCGGCTCCGGTGATCCTGGCCGTCCCCGCGGTGACCGTGCTGCTGGGCGCCCGGCTGAAGGGGCGTGCGGTGGCGCTGCCGGTGGAGCTGGCCGGTGGTGCGGCGGCGCTTCCGGCCGTGGGCCTGGC
It contains:
- a CDS encoding DUF4365 domain-containing protein, which encodes MALAQPEPSGLLPQRIAPLRGTLATTACMETLQVGYLHAVAAAAGCSLSQPFPDNGIDWHVSHGAPGHVVDDEVTIKVQLKCTYQIPARPPGATFAFTLDNAHLVKLARSPVSVHKILVVMLVPRSQDDWLSAGHDRLDLRHCCYWTNLAGHPVTGRHRTTVRIPTSRIFDDRALCEIMTRVGAGGRP
- a CDS encoding 3'-5' exonuclease, with the protein product MTQWYEGPLAAFDTETTGVDVEGDRIVSAALVVQDSAGGRMRVTRWLVNPGVPVPAGATEIHGLTDDHLQRNGRWPAPVVEEIARALSEQSAAGRPLVVMNAPFDLTLLDRELKRHRASSLAGYLENTPLCVLDPRVLDKHLDRYRKGRRTLTDLCELYGVVLDGAHDAAADAAASLELVRAVGRRFATRLERLTPAELHTLQAVWHAAQARGLQAWFTKSGTPETVDPAWPLRPELRAAA
- a CDS encoding SRPBCC family protein, with the protein product MDWNHYRFMSVWDFVAPPGAVYQLLERAEQYPRWWPQVREVTPVDDTSGTTRIRSLIPYDLVITFRERRRDPLAGVLEVALTGDLEGWARWTVTRHGAGSRATYEQEVEVRKRLLRVLAVPGRPVFRANHALMMRAGRRGLAARLEAV
- a CDS encoding SCO7613 C-terminal domain-containing membrane protein encodes the protein MSEWVTAATLAFMEHLLPPTEELALLDRELAGLDLRRSQLLRRRAWLVSVLQTPGPLTVGPPTPSFPPPAGHTSAPFAAPGRPAAPAVRTRGAQNVLLTLGGLLLTVAAIAFTLVSWGHMGIGGRSAVLSTVTVAALAAPAVLLRRGLSSTAESLAALGAVLMVLDAYALHEVALPRTGGLGFAATASAVLAVLWAAYGLVLGGLRLPLPAAVLGAQLPLLLWAWAERADALVFAGALLATAALDCVIALRGKGVAVRVAACSGLWVTGGAGLLVALMESLSADAPADAVLPGALLLAGSAIALSGARRAPAGVAVAGGLVAGLAAVAAVSGVLVAGVSGGWVVPVYLLCGGALPVAVRAPLGRPAGQGLVWASGAVTAGSVLFSLPPVAVSLAGPVGQLDRVWAGAPRDGVRGALGATELPWSEMAAAPVVLLLVAAVLAAAYRWWEGVLRWAGPVLSPGPAARGVVGATAPVLGWAGLAVLPAALDASYAVAVSVQLVLVAGVFAVAVGGLRRGMTGVALTASVCGAAGAVGVALLSLGTEPATYAVFGALLVVFVAAAVAWDAPVAAASRPDRVPVTVQAVAACAAVACAVVLAGACGASLGLAAHRAAPVILAVPAVTVLLGARLKGRAVALPVELAGGAAALPAVGLAMGDMPFLAMVLALCAVLAAGTALRPERRPVAGYLATALFVAAAWVRLSASGVSSPEAYTLPVTVPALVIGVLRRRRDPAASSWTAYGAGLTATLVPSLVAAWADPHWLRPLLLGTAALVITLLGARWRLQSLLVLGGAVLALDALHELAPYVVQVVGTLPRWVAPALAGALLLAVGATYEKRLRDARRLRDALGRMR